In a genomic window of Streptomyces sp. BHT-5-2:
- a CDS encoding amino acid adenylation domain-containing protein has product MNRTTNGDASQDGVPGPLLLPTDRPRRRTDPVLTAVERLPLSDSGALDAFAAASGVADDVVLLACFAALGHRYTGQTSFTVSVAPGRSVSVAVEAVDSLSTLTKASGAAAEGASPVAFGTEAGDSGSHELLLRVHRDSDRLDAELHYDEGLFDAETARHLLGHYATLLDAALADPSREVSTLPLLTDAEQTKILVDWNATGADLSYDTCLHHRFEERAALTPESTALLHGTEHWTFARVDALANKLAHHLRDVGVGPDTRVGLCLDRSADLLVSLLAVLKAGGAYVPLDPDYPAQRLATMVDGAGCVAMVSRGDLSANLGAAGETPLVLLDRDEPLIADRPTRRPDVAVTPDDLCYVIFTSGSTGRPKPIALRHRGVLNNLADLNTRFGVGAGDKILALSSPSFDMSVYEMVGMTLAGGTVVLPDRGRIKDPAHWAGLLTEHGVTVWNSAPALLDLLVSQAEQAGSAFPALRLAMLGGDWIPVTLPDRVRRIAPDLRFIALGGATESSIHSTIYEVTRTDPAWASIPYGRPMANQRTYILDPAGQPVPVGVPGDLHLAGIGLAQGYLNQPERTAERFLTWSHGPVTGERLYRTGDLARYRADGQIELLGRMDFQVKVNGLRIELGEVESLLRDHPEVKDAVVAAHPDAVGDRQLVGYVVLHDPAAQDASALRDHLAEALPAYMVPATMMVLDALPLSANGKLDRKALPAPGPGAEDADGDAPRGHWEQRIADVWQEALGIERVGRDADFFTLGGDSMKAVRSIAKIGAPLRWADLYRHPVLKDLAAHMERLTAETVK; this is encoded by the coding sequence TTGAACCGGACCACGAACGGGGACGCGAGCCAGGACGGCGTGCCCGGTCCCCTGCTCCTGCCAACCGACCGCCCGCGCCGCCGCACCGACCCTGTCCTCACGGCGGTTGAGCGACTGCCACTCTCGGACTCCGGCGCGCTCGATGCCTTCGCGGCCGCCTCGGGGGTTGCGGACGATGTCGTGCTCCTCGCCTGCTTCGCGGCGCTCGGCCACCGCTACACGGGACAGACGTCCTTCACGGTGTCCGTCGCGCCCGGGCGATCGGTGAGTGTCGCCGTCGAGGCGGTGGACTCCCTGTCCACTCTGACGAAGGCGAGTGGCGCTGCTGCTGAGGGAGCCTCACCAGTCGCCTTCGGTACCGAAGCCGGCGACAGCGGGTCTCATGAACTGCTGCTCCGTGTCCATCGTGACTCCGACCGCCTCGACGCGGAACTCCACTACGACGAAGGGCTCTTCGACGCGGAGACGGCCCGGCACCTCCTCGGCCACTACGCCACCCTTCTGGACGCCGCACTCGCCGACCCCTCCCGCGAAGTGAGCACGCTCCCGCTGCTCACCGACGCGGAGCAGACGAAGATCCTCGTCGACTGGAACGCCACCGGCGCCGACCTCTCGTACGACACCTGTCTGCACCACCGCTTCGAAGAGCGCGCCGCCCTGACCCCCGAGTCGACCGCGCTCCTCCACGGCACCGAACACTGGACCTTCGCCCGCGTCGACGCGCTGGCCAACAAACTCGCCCACCACCTCCGCGACGTAGGTGTCGGCCCGGACACTCGCGTCGGGCTCTGCCTCGACCGTTCCGCCGACCTGCTGGTCTCCCTGCTCGCCGTCCTCAAGGCCGGTGGCGCCTACGTCCCGCTCGACCCCGACTACCCCGCCCAGCGGCTCGCGACCATGGTGGACGGCGCCGGATGCGTGGCGATGGTCAGCCGCGGCGACCTGAGCGCCAACCTCGGCGCCGCGGGGGAGACGCCGCTGGTGCTCCTCGACCGGGACGAGCCGCTCATCGCCGACCGCCCCACCCGGCGCCCCGACGTCGCCGTGACCCCCGACGACCTCTGCTACGTCATCTTCACCTCCGGCTCCACCGGCCGCCCCAAGCCCATCGCGCTGCGCCACCGCGGGGTCCTCAACAACCTCGCCGATCTCAACACCCGCTTCGGTGTGGGCGCGGGCGACAAGATCCTCGCGCTGTCGTCACCCAGCTTCGACATGTCCGTGTACGAGATGGTGGGGATGACCCTCGCGGGCGGCACCGTCGTCCTTCCCGACCGGGGGCGGATCAAGGACCCGGCGCACTGGGCCGGACTCCTCACCGAGCACGGCGTCACGGTGTGGAACTCCGCTCCCGCGCTGCTCGACCTCCTGGTCTCCCAGGCGGAGCAGGCCGGTTCGGCCTTTCCGGCGCTGCGGCTCGCGATGCTCGGCGGCGACTGGATCCCGGTGACCCTGCCGGACCGTGTCCGCCGCATCGCCCCCGACCTCCGCTTCATCGCCCTCGGCGGGGCCACCGAGTCCTCGATCCACTCGACGATCTACGAGGTCACCCGCACCGACCCGGCCTGGGCGAGCATCCCCTACGGGCGCCCGATGGCCAATCAGCGCACCTACATCCTCGACCCCGCGGGCCAGCCCGTACCCGTCGGCGTACCCGGCGATCTGCACCTCGCCGGAATCGGCCTGGCCCAGGGCTACTTGAACCAGCCCGAGCGCACCGCCGAGCGCTTCCTCACCTGGTCCCACGGCCCGGTGACCGGCGAACGCCTCTACCGCACCGGTGACTTGGCCCGCTACCGCGCCGACGGGCAGATTGAGCTGCTCGGCCGCATGGACTTCCAGGTGAAGGTCAACGGACTGCGCATCGAGCTCGGCGAGGTCGAGTCGCTGCTGCGGGACCACCCCGAGGTCAAGGATGCGGTGGTCGCCGCGCACCCCGACGCCGTGGGGGACCGGCAGCTGGTCGGCTACGTCGTACTGCACGACCCCGCCGCACAGGACGCCTCGGCGCTCCGCGACCACCTGGCCGAGGCCCTGCCCGCGTACATGGTCCCCGCCACGATGATGGTCCTCGACGCCCTGCCGCTGAGCGCCAACGGAAAGCTGGACCGCAAGGCCCTGCCCGCACCGGGCCCCGGCGCGGAGGATGCCGACGGCGACGCCCCGCGCGGCCACTGGGAGCAGCGGATCGCCGACGTGTGGCAGGAGGCGCTCGGCATCGAACGCGTGGGCCGCGACGCCGACTTCTTCACCCTCGGCGGCGACTCGATGAAGGCGGTCCGCAGCATCGCGAAGATCGGTGCCCCGCTGAGGTGGGCCGACCTCTACCGCCATCCCGTACTCAAGGACCTCGCCGCCCACATGGAGCGGCTCACCGCAGAGACCGTGAAGTAG
- a CDS encoding ketoacyl-ACP synthase III family protein produces MRWNEMYIAGTGSCFPQRDYCAQAVAEGRYDADEHEKNGYRSISIAGEMSAADLAVSAARPALARSGHAGDDIGLVLHASLHHQGQDHWTAASYIQERTAGGRAPALEIKQGSNGGLAGLVLALSYLSAHQGQGAALVTTADKFCPPVYDRYNSDKWMVLGDGGSAAVLSRRGGFARVLATAMDSDPGLEEMYRGDGFSDAPFASGLPLDLRERKRGYMDRVGLPEVALRCTAGLQNVVKEALGDAGTDIDGIARFVFPNVGKSLVQWDYLDTFGIDEDRTTWAWGSGIGHAGAGDQFGGLNHLAENGALAPGDRVVLAGSGIGFSWACAVLEIVEAPEWEPSDA; encoded by the coding sequence ATGCGCTGGAACGAGATGTACATCGCCGGAACCGGCTCCTGCTTCCCGCAGCGCGACTACTGCGCCCAGGCCGTGGCCGAAGGCCGGTACGACGCCGATGAACACGAGAAGAACGGCTACCGGTCCATCAGCATCGCGGGCGAGATGTCCGCCGCAGATCTGGCCGTGTCCGCTGCCCGCCCGGCCCTGGCCCGCTCCGGGCACGCCGGCGACGACATCGGCCTCGTCCTGCACGCGAGCCTGCACCACCAGGGGCAGGACCACTGGACCGCGGCCTCCTACATCCAGGAGCGGACCGCCGGCGGCCGGGCCCCCGCCCTGGAGATCAAGCAGGGCTCGAACGGCGGCCTGGCCGGGCTCGTCCTCGCCCTCTCCTACCTGTCCGCCCACCAAGGGCAGGGCGCCGCGCTCGTCACCACCGCCGACAAGTTCTGCCCGCCGGTCTACGACCGCTACAACAGCGACAAGTGGATGGTGCTCGGCGACGGCGGATCGGCCGCCGTCCTCTCCCGGCGCGGCGGCTTCGCCCGCGTGCTCGCCACTGCGATGGACTCCGATCCGGGCTTGGAGGAGATGTACCGGGGCGACGGCTTCAGCGACGCTCCCTTCGCGAGCGGCCTGCCGCTCGACCTGCGCGAGCGCAAGCGCGGGTACATGGACCGCGTCGGCCTGCCGGAGGTCGCCCTGCGCTGCACGGCGGGACTGCAGAACGTGGTCAAGGAAGCCCTTGGCGACGCGGGCACGGACATCGACGGCATCGCCCGGTTCGTCTTCCCCAACGTCGGCAAATCCTTGGTCCAGTGGGACTACCTGGACACCTTCGGCATCGACGAGGACCGCACCACCTGGGCGTGGGGGAGCGGCATCGGGCACGCGGGCGCGGGCGACCAGTTCGGCGGCCTGAACCACCTCGCCGAAAATGGCGCGCTCGCCCCCGGCGACCGGGTCGTCCTCGCGGGCAGCGGCATCGGCTTCAGCTGGGCCTGCGCCGTCCTGGAGATCGTCGAGGCGCCCGAGTGGGAGCCGAGCGACGCGTAA
- a CDS encoding amino acid adenylation domain-containing protein, whose translation MTTLYELFADSAAHHPDRTALEVQGDRLTYAELEGAAARLAARMTEELGNVPARVGILAARSLPTYVAYLAALRLGATAVPMNPTFPAARNLEIATSADVDLIVLDRAGTKQRDQLATEHRALLMPLTAEALLGADGPGAEPIAAPADSVAYILHTSGSTGHPRGVPIRHRNVVPLINWMIKGYGFGPEDRTSQNVELTFDVAVYELFVTWGCGAALVVPRVDDVVRASAFVNDKQITHWFCVPSVGDIAARVGALAPGSMPSLRLLVFGGERLIAAQAEQWAAAAPHAELHNLYGPTEVSIICTGQRLGERGELRGPGSNGTMPIGQVLPHLEYVLLSEDGHPADPGELCVRGNQRFDGYLDPAGDAGRFLTWEPGTTARVHTGDEPVTARHWYRTGDRVRTEDGSLVFLGRVDDQVKVRGHRIEVGEIEAALTRHPHIREAVAVARESDLGGTLVAFYTGTEIPAAELTAFLREQFPVYMIPGRFVHQAAFPLNANGKVDRKALAD comes from the coding sequence ATGACCACTCTCTACGAGCTGTTCGCGGACAGTGCGGCCCACCACCCCGACCGCACGGCCCTTGAGGTCCAGGGTGACCGGCTCACCTACGCCGAGCTGGAAGGGGCCGCCGCCCGCCTCGCCGCCCGCATGACCGAGGAGCTCGGGAACGTCCCGGCCCGGGTCGGCATCCTGGCCGCCCGCAGCCTGCCCACGTACGTCGCCTATCTGGCCGCCCTGCGCCTCGGCGCGACCGCCGTCCCGATGAACCCGACCTTCCCGGCCGCCCGGAACCTGGAGATCGCCACCTCGGCCGACGTCGACCTGATCGTCCTGGATCGCGCGGGCACCAAGCAGCGCGACCAACTGGCGACGGAACACCGGGCGTTGCTGATGCCGCTCACCGCCGAAGCCCTGCTGGGAGCGGACGGGCCGGGCGCCGAGCCGATCGCCGCCCCGGCGGATTCCGTCGCGTACATCCTGCACACCTCCGGCTCCACCGGGCATCCGCGCGGCGTGCCCATCCGGCACCGTAATGTCGTCCCCCTCATCAACTGGATGATCAAGGGTTACGGCTTCGGCCCCGAGGACCGTACCTCGCAGAATGTCGAACTCACCTTTGACGTGGCGGTCTACGAGCTCTTCGTGACCTGGGGCTGCGGCGCCGCCCTTGTGGTGCCGCGCGTCGACGACGTCGTACGGGCCTCCGCCTTCGTCAACGACAAGCAGATCACGCACTGGTTCTGCGTGCCCTCGGTCGGCGACATCGCGGCCCGCGTGGGCGCGCTCGCCCCCGGCTCGATGCCCTCGCTGCGCCTGCTTGTGTTTGGCGGCGAGCGCCTCATCGCCGCGCAGGCCGAACAGTGGGCGGCGGCCGCGCCCCACGCCGAACTCCACAACCTCTACGGCCCCACTGAAGTGTCGATCATCTGCACCGGCCAGCGCCTCGGCGAGCGGGGCGAGCTGCGCGGCCCCGGCTCCAACGGCACGATGCCCATCGGCCAGGTCCTGCCGCACCTGGAGTACGTACTCCTCTCCGAGGACGGCCACCCCGCCGACCCCGGTGAACTGTGCGTGCGCGGCAACCAGCGCTTCGACGGCTATCTCGACCCCGCGGGCGACGCGGGCCGCTTCCTGACCTGGGAGCCGGGGACAACAGCCCGCGTCCACACGGGAGATGAGCCCGTCACCGCACGCCACTGGTACCGCACCGGCGACCGCGTCCGAACCGAGGACGGCTCCCTCGTCTTCCTCGGCCGCGTCGACGACCAGGTCAAGGTGCGCGGCCACCGCATCGAGGTCGGCGAGATCGAGGCCGCCCTCACCCGCCACCCGCACATCCGCGAGGCCGTGGCCGTGGCTCGTGAGAGCGACCTGGGCGGCACGCTCGTCGCCTTCTACACCGGAACCGAGATCCCGGCGGCGGAGCTGACCGCCTTCCTGCGGGAGCAGTTCCCCGTCTACATGATCCCCGGCCGTTTCGTCCACCAAGCGGCCTTCCCGCTCAACGCGAACGGAAAGGTCGACCGCAAGGCGCTCGCGGACTGA
- a CDS encoding 2-isopropylmalate synthase gives MSMSSQEQHWWNPQRASAMPVARYRRTEPRLAVDPADRQWPARTIDRAPLWSSVDLRDGNQALAHPMGMRRKNAMFDLLVRMGFKDIEVGYPSASQADFDFVRHLVTADRIPDDVTISVFTPARPELIDRTFEAIRGAERAMVHLCNATAPVWRDVVFQMSPAEIRSLSTTAAEHVLRRADEAAGSRLRFEYSPEAFNLTEADFVLDVCNEVTAIWAASPDRPVTVNLPTTVEADSPNVFADQVEWMHRHLDNRENLILSVHPHNDRGTGVASAELALLAGADRIEGTLFGNGERTGNVCLVTLALNLFSRGIDPQLDLGDIDAIRETVEDCNQLPVHHRHPYGGGLVYTAFSGTHQDAIKKGLAALDERARECGTATADIPWNVPYLPIDPKDVGRSYESVIRVNSQSGKGGVSYVIEAHYGLSLPRPLQVELAKLVQGVADQGDGEEHLEETELGAEQLWEIFRDAYLSRQTPLALKEFTLSDEGADAVRVEALLLHEDGTELRCKGGGPDAGAAFAAALTSAGHEVRLRTSHAHPVAGNAGTGVASYAEVTTSGGEVWGVGLEESATAATLKAVLSAVNRSL, from the coding sequence ATGTCCATGTCGTCGCAGGAACAGCACTGGTGGAACCCGCAGCGCGCCTCCGCGATGCCCGTCGCCCGCTACCGTCGCACCGAACCGCGCCTCGCCGTGGACCCCGCCGACCGCCAGTGGCCGGCCCGCACCATCGACCGCGCGCCGCTGTGGTCGTCCGTGGACCTGCGCGACGGCAACCAGGCGCTCGCCCACCCCATGGGCATGCGACGCAAGAACGCCATGTTCGACCTCCTCGTCCGCATGGGCTTCAAGGACATCGAGGTCGGCTACCCTTCCGCCAGTCAGGCCGACTTCGACTTCGTACGCCACCTGGTCACCGCAGACCGCATCCCCGACGACGTCACGATCTCCGTCTTCACCCCGGCACGGCCTGAACTCATCGACCGCACCTTCGAGGCGATCCGGGGCGCAGAGCGGGCCATGGTGCACCTGTGCAACGCGACGGCGCCCGTCTGGCGCGACGTGGTCTTCCAGATGTCCCCGGCGGAGATACGGAGCCTGTCCACCACGGCGGCCGAACACGTCCTGCGAAGAGCCGACGAGGCGGCGGGCTCCCGTCTCCGCTTCGAGTACTCCCCGGAGGCTTTCAACCTCACCGAAGCAGACTTCGTCCTCGATGTCTGCAACGAGGTCACGGCGATCTGGGCCGCGAGCCCCGACCGCCCGGTGACGGTCAATCTACCGACGACGGTGGAGGCCGACTCACCCAACGTCTTCGCGGACCAGGTCGAGTGGATGCACCGCCACCTGGACAACCGCGAGAACCTGATCCTCTCCGTCCACCCGCACAACGACCGCGGCACGGGCGTCGCCTCTGCCGAACTCGCCCTCCTCGCAGGGGCGGACCGCATCGAGGGCACGCTCTTCGGCAACGGCGAGCGCACGGGAAACGTGTGCCTGGTGACCCTGGCGCTCAACCTCTTCAGCAGAGGGATCGACCCGCAACTGGACCTCGGCGACATCGACGCCATCCGCGAGACGGTCGAGGACTGTAACCAGCTCCCCGTACACCACCGCCACCCCTACGGAGGCGGCCTCGTCTACACGGCCTTCTCCGGCACCCACCAAGACGCCATCAAGAAGGGTCTCGCGGCACTCGACGAGCGCGCCCGGGAGTGCGGCACGGCGACGGCGGACATCCCCTGGAACGTCCCCTACCTCCCCATCGATCCCAAGGACGTGGGCCGCTCCTACGAGTCGGTCATCCGCGTCAACAGCCAGTCGGGCAAGGGCGGAGTCTCGTACGTCATCGAGGCCCACTACGGCCTGAGCCTCCCGCGCCCGCTCCAGGTCGAGCTGGCCAAACTGGTGCAGGGCGTCGCCGACCAGGGCGACGGCGAAGAGCACCTGGAGGAGACCGAGCTCGGCGCGGAGCAACTCTGGGAGATCTTCCGCGACGCGTATCTGTCCCGCCAAACCCCCTTGGCTCTCAAGGAGTTCACGCTGTCGGACGAAGGCGCGGACGCCGTCCGTGTCGAGGCGCTCCTGCTCCATGAGGACGGAACGGAACTCCGCTGCAAGGGAGGCGGCCCGGACGCAGGAGCCGCCTTCGCGGCCGCGCTCACCTCCGCAGGCCACGAGGTGCGGCTCCGGACGAGCCACGCCCATCCGGTGGCGGGCAACGCGGGCACAGGGGTGGCCTCGTACGCCGAAGTGACCACGTCCGGAGGGGAGGTCTGGGGGGTGGGCCTGGAGGAGTCCGCGACGGCGGCGACCTTGAAGGCCGTACTGTCGGCGGTCAACCGCTCGCTGTAG
- a CDS encoding MafI family immunity protein yields MSLSHRARVVALLEESPLTTEAVITDVRHLLSHGEEALAFDTMCSWIYEDDLPITRQYHARLVAMADEMDTPRSVQRLDELLID; encoded by the coding sequence GTGAGCCTGTCGCATCGAGCACGTGTGGTGGCACTCCTGGAGGAGTCGCCGCTCACCACGGAGGCTGTCATCACGGACGTTCGCCACCTGCTCTCGCACGGTGAGGAGGCTTTGGCTTTCGACACCATGTGCTCGTGGATCTATGAGGACGACCTGCCCATCACTCGGCAGTACCACGCTCGACTGGTGGCAATGGCGGACGAGATGGACACCCCGAGGTCCGTCCAACGCCTTGACGAGCTGCTGATCGACTGA
- a CDS encoding agmatine/peptidylarginine deiminase produces MPRLAPRSDRDPAVDGRPRSRIRCGAPMNDRPVGQRLLDALRGPRPAQGAPPDDAGGVDWRVPADDVPHTRTWMSWPSRRSIWGRRLAGVQQDIALVARTVATYEPVIMCAPDETAAEAATAACGPGVTVIDSIPTDDLWMRDTCAVFRRDGRGNLDAIGLNFNGWGRKQTHRDDAEVACSVAEFNGIVFGEAEFVGEGGAIETDGDGTVLATESSLVNDNRNRGMSRDEVERAVLAAYGAEKMIWVPGVRGRDITDNHIDVTSRFIRPGVVMVQIPPGDRNDVWAKDARQQYAILSAATDAKGRRLQVIRLDGPDTVRSRSSAFVDSYLNFHLVNGAVITAQFGDAKADAAARRTLADAFPGREVVQLDVDRLMAGGGGIHCSTMHQPIP; encoded by the coding sequence ATGCCCCGCCTCGCGCCACGGTCCGACCGGGACCCGGCGGTCGACGGTCGCCCGCGATCACGGATTCGATGTGGAGCCCCCATGAACGACCGCCCCGTAGGACAGCGGCTGCTCGATGCCCTCCGCGGACCGCGTCCCGCGCAAGGCGCTCCGCCCGATGACGCGGGAGGCGTCGACTGGCGCGTGCCGGCCGACGACGTTCCCCATACCCGGACCTGGATGTCGTGGCCGTCGCGAAGATCCATCTGGGGCCGCCGCCTGGCAGGCGTCCAGCAGGACATCGCCCTCGTGGCCCGCACCGTCGCAACCTACGAACCCGTGATCATGTGCGCGCCGGACGAAACCGCCGCCGAGGCCGCGACGGCCGCCTGCGGCCCTGGCGTCACCGTCATCGACTCGATCCCCACGGACGACCTCTGGATGCGCGACACCTGCGCCGTCTTCCGGCGCGACGGCCGCGGCAACCTCGATGCCATCGGCCTCAACTTCAACGGGTGGGGCCGCAAGCAGACACATCGCGACGATGCCGAAGTGGCCTGCTCCGTCGCCGAGTTCAACGGAATCGTGTTCGGCGAGGCCGAATTCGTCGGAGAAGGCGGAGCCATCGAGACCGACGGCGACGGCACGGTGCTGGCCACCGAGAGCAGCCTGGTGAACGACAACCGTAATCGCGGGATGAGCCGGGACGAGGTCGAAAGGGCCGTCCTGGCGGCATACGGCGCCGAGAAGATGATCTGGGTTCCCGGAGTACGTGGCCGGGACATCACCGACAACCACATCGACGTCACCTCGCGCTTCATCCGCCCCGGCGTCGTCATGGTGCAGATCCCCCCGGGCGACCGGAACGACGTCTGGGCCAAGGACGCACGCCAGCAGTACGCCATCCTGTCCGCCGCGACCGACGCGAAGGGGCGCCGCCTCCAGGTGATCCGCCTGGACGGACCGGACACCGTACGCTCGCGCAGTTCGGCGTTCGTGGACTCGTACCTCAACTTCCATCTCGTCAACGGCGCAGTCATCACCGCGCAGTTCGGCGACGCGAAGGCGGACGCCGCGGCCCGCCGGACGCTGGCCGACGCATTTCCCGGCCGCGAGGTCGTCCAGTTGGATGTCGACCGCCTCATGGCCGGCGGCGGTGGAATTCACTGCTCCACCATGCACCAGCCCATCCCCTAG
- a CDS encoding TetR/AcrR family transcriptional regulator, whose amino-acid sequence MSDRKTAILEAAARVIARRGVRGLRVDELATEAGVSTALIYYHFKDRAGILRRTLEFINDRAASYTTDRDPDAAPLEPRQELEQTLLLELQDDAAVRENSTAWGELRASAIFEPHLREDLAKATLIWVQEIAELLGRIRPMATASGLTIAAERLTGLVEGLSMRWLSGILPLEHARELVLDAVEAELERLGRR is encoded by the coding sequence GTGAGTGACCGAAAAACAGCGATCCTGGAGGCGGCCGCGCGGGTCATCGCCCGCCGCGGGGTCCGTGGACTGCGGGTCGACGAACTGGCCACGGAGGCCGGCGTGTCCACCGCGCTCATCTACTACCACTTCAAGGACCGGGCCGGCATCCTGCGCCGGACCTTGGAGTTCATCAACGACCGCGCCGCGAGCTACACCACCGATCGCGACCCGGACGCCGCCCCCCTGGAACCCCGCCAGGAACTGGAGCAGACCCTGCTGCTGGAACTCCAGGACGACGCGGCCGTCCGGGAGAACAGCACGGCGTGGGGGGAACTACGCGCCAGCGCCATCTTCGAACCCCATCTGCGGGAGGACCTGGCCAAGGCCACGCTGATCTGGGTCCAGGAGATCGCCGAACTGCTCGGCCGGATACGCCCCATGGCCACCGCCTCCGGCCTGACGATCGCCGCCGAGCGACTGACGGGCCTGGTGGAGGGACTCAGCATGCGCTGGCTCAGCGGCATCCTGCCGCTGGAGCACGCCCGCGAGCTGGTACTGGACGCCGTCGAGGCGGAGCTGGAGCGGCTGGGGCGCAGGTAG
- the thrC gene encoding threonine synthase, giving the protein METWQGLIDSEYRRWLPVTDRTPSVSLNEGNTPLLRSRHLSNLTGCDVRLKVEGANPTGSFKDRGMTVAISKAAEEGAELVICASTGNTSASAAAYAARAAIASAVLVPAGRVALGKLGQAVRYGARIVEVAGTFDDCLRIARDLADHHPVALVNSVGNELRLSGQQTVAYEIVDALGTAPDIHCLPVGNGGNITATWRGYRTYHAEGRTSRLPRMWGFQAAGAAPLVHGAPVAEPQTAASAIRVGNPATWQGAVDARDESDGLIAAVTDEQIFEAYRLLARHDGVFVEPASAAGVAGLLDRYEHGLLAPGQTIVVTLTGNGLKDQDAALRDGYTPLETSSSAREVARALALAAPARRGS; this is encoded by the coding sequence ATGGAAACCTGGCAAGGACTGATCGACAGTGAGTACCGGCGCTGGCTGCCGGTCACCGATCGCACCCCGTCCGTCTCCCTCAACGAGGGCAACACCCCACTGTTGCGCTCCCGCCACCTGTCGAACCTCACCGGCTGCGACGTCCGGCTCAAGGTCGAGGGCGCCAACCCCACGGGTTCCTTCAAGGACCGCGGGATGACCGTAGCGATCAGCAAGGCCGCGGAAGAGGGCGCCGAACTCGTCATCTGCGCCTCCACCGGGAACACCAGCGCCTCGGCCGCCGCCTACGCCGCGCGGGCGGCCATCGCCTCGGCCGTCCTGGTCCCCGCCGGACGCGTCGCGCTGGGCAAGCTCGGCCAGGCGGTCCGGTACGGCGCACGGATCGTCGAGGTGGCCGGCACCTTCGACGACTGCCTGCGCATCGCCCGCGACCTCGCCGACCACCACCCGGTCGCGCTCGTCAACAGTGTCGGCAACGAACTGCGCCTGTCCGGCCAGCAGACCGTCGCCTACGAGATTGTCGACGCGCTCGGAACCGCTCCCGACATCCACTGCCTGCCGGTCGGCAATGGCGGGAACATCACCGCGACCTGGCGTGGATACCGCACTTACCACGCCGAGGGACGCACCAGCCGACTGCCGCGCATGTGGGGCTTCCAGGCCGCCGGAGCGGCGCCGCTCGTGCATGGGGCCCCCGTCGCCGAGCCGCAGACTGCGGCCAGCGCGATCCGCGTCGGCAACCCGGCCACCTGGCAGGGAGCCGTCGACGCCCGCGACGAGTCCGACGGCCTGATAGCGGCCGTCACCGACGAGCAGATCTTCGAGGCGTATCGGCTGCTGGCCCGCCATGACGGCGTGTTCGTGGAACCGGCATCGGCGGCCGGCGTCGCCGGGCTCCTCGACCGGTACGAGCACGGCCTGCTCGCCCCAGGCCAGACAATCGTCGTCACCCTCACCGGCAACGGCCTCAAGGACCAGGACGCCGCACTGCGCGACGGCTACACCCCGCTCGAGACCAGTTCATCCGCCCGCGAGGTCGCCCGCGCGCTCGCACTTGCGGCTCCGGCACGCCGTGGCAGCTGA
- a CDS encoding MurR/RpiR family transcriptional regulator, which translates to MDSVLSRLEAAYPKLPRGERAVARVILDDYPFAALESLRTLADRAGVSPPTASRLVDRLGFDSFTEFQTSVRTGAQDQSRLREFAAQAPDPGSAARELQDGLSSALTALNTPLLDSAAETLVAARSVWALGGPLSELAADYLVRQLGALRPGVRLVPGPAHEQARSLLDMTSQDLVVAYDFRRYSARTAAFARAARGRGARLLLVTDAWKSPLADDAQTLIPLPREAAGPIAPLTHQIAVTELLLVATASRLNAAPRLAELDSLTASLQPDEP; encoded by the coding sequence ATGGATTCCGTGCTGTCCCGCCTCGAAGCGGCCTACCCGAAACTCCCCCGGGGCGAGCGCGCGGTCGCCCGGGTCATCCTGGACGACTATCCGTTCGCCGCACTGGAATCACTGCGCACACTCGCAGACCGGGCCGGAGTGAGCCCACCGACCGCATCCCGGCTCGTCGACCGGCTCGGCTTCGATTCCTTCACCGAGTTCCAAACCAGCGTCCGCACCGGCGCGCAGGACCAGTCACGGCTGCGCGAATTCGCAGCCCAGGCTCCTGATCCGGGGAGCGCCGCACGCGAGTTGCAGGACGGCCTGTCGAGTGCACTGACAGCCTTGAACACACCCCTGCTGGACTCGGCAGCCGAAACCCTCGTAGCGGCCCGATCGGTATGGGCGCTGGGCGGGCCGTTGAGCGAACTGGCCGCCGACTACCTGGTCCGGCAGTTGGGCGCGCTGCGGCCAGGGGTCCGGCTCGTCCCGGGGCCTGCGCACGAACAAGCCAGATCGCTTCTCGATATGACATCCCAGGACCTCGTGGTCGCCTACGACTTCCGGCGGTACTCGGCCCGGACAGCCGCTTTCGCCCGGGCGGCACGCGGACGGGGCGCACGCCTGCTGCTCGTCACGGACGCCTGGAAGTCGCCACTGGCCGACGACGCCCAGACCCTGATCCCCCTGCCCCGCGAAGCCGCCGGACCGATCGCCCCCCTGACCCACCAGATCGCCGTGACCGAACTGCTCCTCGTCGCAACCGCATCCCGCCTCAACGCGGCACCACGCCTCGCCGAACTGGACTCTCTCACCGCTTCACTACAACCAGACGAGCCGTAA